The DNA region GCTGAAAAAACTAAGAAAAGCATAATAGTTGCGCTAACTACATTCTACCATTGAGCTACGATTGAGCTGAGTAGCTTTAAAATAAAGAACAGAGACCCAATGTTTTGACTGCTAGAAcaataatttgtcattttcGGCCCAGATCTATAAAACTTCATTATTGAGGTCTGCTATTTAAGTACACATCACCTGCATGACTCTTTCTTATATGCTTGGAGGGGAGGGGGTAGGAACAATTACTTTGAAGTTTAAAGTGTAACCTATTAATCTCTACTTTATGTTTGTTGCACCTGAACCATAAATAGCTATGATTTAATCGTGGCGAAGGTGACATCCATTAACATAAATCAACAAAGAGTATCATATGCTATATGATTACTGGGCATAGTAAGCGATAAACTATATATCTTTGGACACATAGACGTGAGTAATCGTAACCAAGTGATGAATTGTGCATGGTTATTGTCCTGCCACGACCCTAAATCCCAACGTCTATTGATAATGCATATATTAGGAATACGTGTATCAACATCTAACTTGTTCTTCTTTTCGCCACCATTGTGGATGTAGCCATGAATAGCTTATCTTTAGCACTTTGCTCACACTATTTCAGGATTGACGTACTCTGCTGAATAGTCTTTGTAGATCTTCAACATACGGCTTGCTATCAGAAAGTCAAAGATCATACTTGGTACAGAGTTGACCGCATTACATTTTCTGactttataatatatatatattatatatatatatatatatatatatatatatatatatatatatatatatatatataactcggtgagtatatatatatatatatatatatatatatatatatatatatatatatatatataactcggtgagtatcaatctgctaagacaatgctctataccgcagtggcagagcgtaatagttttattaactatatatatatatatattgttgtcaatctttttgtgtacacacagccatcagtgaacatacacaagttatgtacataatgcaggatgtatagctaacgaatactattaaaccacactattacacctgacgatccttcgggtgaaacggtccgtagtgtaattccactatgtaatatcagactcgtcttctttcatttatatatatatatatatatatatatatatatatatatatatatatatatatatatatatatatatatatatatatatatatatatatatatatatatatatatatatatatatatatatattcatatgaatgtaagtgcCTCGCTGGAGaaaacagtgctcgatgcaaatattagtagcagagcattatagatttaattcaaaagaatgaggatgtaataagtcgttactcagagtttcactcttcgagcgatcttcagacaactaaattgggattgtcaaggtcggtaCATTCAcgtaatgtttgtatgtatatatcgcGTAACAACATGGTCGGACTAAAGTATTCCTTACGGgggtttacttctatagttaATGCTGAAAAGAGTGTGTTACTGAACAAAAAGTCCGAGCTGGTCTCGAAATGTCGGCAAATACTCGCTCGCCAACAATAGAAGTAAATGGTCACGGTAACccccgtaaggaatagtttagtccgaccatcttattacccaatatatatatacaaacattacatgtatgtaccgaTACATATTTATTGTCTACCGCACCGTAAAGTTTTGTCAAGTTTTATTGTCTAACTAAGAACAACTAATGCTACGTAAGTAATATGTTCCCTGACGTCATTAATGGTTAATGATCAACAACTTCTTCCAATCATTAGTTATATTCAGTATATATTGCCACATCCTTTCTCCTTTAGATGTTTTCCGTCAAGTTTGATTCTATGTTCTATTTGAATGTTCACAATAGTTCACATTAATTTCCAAATAGATAATATAACTACCCTACATGATAACTGTAGTTTGTGACTAAAAAAAACAGTCCATAACAGTCCATTGCAACCTATACTTCAATTTCCAACATAGTCTTTCAAACAATCCTCAAACAGAAGAGACGACAAGCTGAACGAAGATGGAGATCAAATAAACTGGTGATACACATAGAGAAATGTATAAAAGTCAATGCAATGTAGTTAACCAACTGATTGATAGAACAAAACAGACTTCTACTCTGATACCATCAAGGAGAACAGTACAAACCAAAAACAGCTTTTCAACATTGTCAACAGCCTGCTATATAACCACAAGGAATCACCATTGCCATCACACAGCTCAACTGGTAGTCTTGTTAACAGCTTTTCAGAATTCTTTGCTGAAAAGCTACAGAAGATTCGGACTGAACTCCAGAATACACGTGTAAACAAGAACACTCACAGTGTGTACAACAAGTACACTGGTCTTCAACTTTCAACATTTGAACAAGCTACTGAGGAGGAAGTTCGCAAGATAATAAACCAATCCCCAATAAATCCTGCAACCTTGACCCAATACCAACAACTATCTTATAACAGTATATTAATGTCCTGCTAAAAACCATTGTCAACAtcatctatctgtctatatcCACGGGTAATGTACCAAACAAACTCAAGAAGGCTATAGTCAAACCATTGTTGAAAAAAACCACAACTGTATCCTGAAACCCTGAAGAACTACCGACCAGTGTctaatttatcatttatatcaaaAGTTGTGGAGAAAGTCGTTGCCAGCAGACTATTAAACACAACATCTCCAAGCAAACAAACTGGATGAAATCATGCAATCGGCCTACAAAAAATCACACAGCATTGAGACGGCTCTTCTACGGGTTCAAAATGACAGTCTTCCTTCACTTGATGATCGTGAAGTTGTTTTACTAGTTTTGCTGGACCTCTCTGGCTCTGCAGCCTTTGACACTGTCGACTATTCTCTCCTCCTGACCCATATGCTGAACAGAATGGGCATCACCGGTACTGCGCTAGCTTGGTTCAAGTCATATCTAGCAGACCATCAGCAAACAGTACAGATAGATGGCAACTTCTCTAACTCGCATGACCTTTAATACGGTGTCCCACAAGGCTCTGTGTTGGGACCAATTCTCTTCACCATATATACAACACCACTGGGCGACATCGTTAGACAACACAACATTGAAGTATGCCTGTATGCAGATGATAGTTCACTGTATTTAAGTTTCGAAATCAAGGATCTCAACATTACCATTTCACATATGGAGAACTGTGTATCATGTATTCATGAGTGGATGATGGATAATCTCCTGAAGTTAAACACCGACAAGACAGAGGTGCTGTATTTTGGGTCTCGTCAAAACCAATCTAAACTGAACTTTTCACCTATGAAGATCAATGGAAATGAAATCATGCCTACAACTGAAGCAAGAAACCTTGGCACTTCATTTGATTCATGTATGGACATGAAGAGGCAAGTGACACAAGTCTGCAAATCGTCATATTATCATATTAGGAACATTGGTAAAATCAGAAAATATCTCACAGATGATGCAGTCAAACTACTAGTCCATACCTTTGTTACATCCAGGATAGATTATTGCAACAGCTTATTGTATGGTATTCCTCTCAGCAGTATAAGGAAACTTCAGCTTGTACAGAACACAGCCGCTCGATTAATCACCAAAACCAGAAAGTATGACCACATTATAGGAGTTCTTCAAAACCTCTACTGGCTTCCAATATCTGTACGGATTGAATTCAAGGTACTTCTGATCGCATATAAAGCACTACGTGACACGGCTCCACCATACATATCCCAACTTCTGAAGTTTTATGAACCCAGTCGTAATCTACGCTCTAAGTCCAAGCTACTTGTCGAAATTAATCCGGTAAAATCATCATATGGGAAACGTGCTTTCTCCAATGCTGCAGCAGTCTTATGGAACAGTCTACCTCTTGACATCAGACAGTGTGATGAACTATcatgttttaaaactaaattaaGTGAAGACTCACCTGTTCAGAAAAGTATTTTGAACATAAGTGACTTTTCTTTAATATTGTTTTGCTTTTATTACAGGTGACACTCTCAAATGACTTTTTACCAGTGATTCTTACTTATCATTAGTGACTTCTAGAAGTGACTTTTTGCTATCACAAGTACTTTTTACCAGTGATTCTTGTGTATCATTAGTGACTTTTATTACATGGGACTCTTTATATTGTCAGTGAACTTTGAGACTCTTTTAGTATGTTTTCCACTAGTAGTTTTTATTGCTTTTGTAGTGTTTCAGTGCCTATGAAATTTTAGGATATATGGTGCTATACAAGtgctattattattaatattattattattactataattaTTAATCCTTCAGTTCAGTTAGGTTCATTTCCATAGCATTCAAACAGTCCATAACAGTCCattgcaatatatatttcaattttctacATATTCTTGCAAATATGATGGTTTGTTTACAGACCTCCAAGATAATGTAGCATGGAGGATCCTGGGATATTGGTGTATCGGTGTTTACTTTGTCCACGATCTTGGATGATGGTGATAATGGATTGATGACTTCAACTGGTATGTCCCTAGCTGTTCCTTTGTTACCATAATTAATTTCAGTGCTGGGGAGATGGTACTTCTCTGCTGATTTACGTAGGTTCTGGCGGTTTCGGCGATATGTCCTTCCATCTTCTGTGGTGACTTCATACGACCTGACGTTTACTTGTTTGTCAACTGTTGCCTTTTTCCATTCTTTTCTTGAGTTGTTGATTGACATTACTATCACAACATCTCCTTGTTTTAGAGGTCATAGATCTTTGGCTCCTTGGTTGTAGTATTTAACTTGTCTGATTTGGTTTTCCTTTATGTGTTTTGGCACTTCTGTAACTACCTTTGGCTTCAGTAACTTTTCTGTTGTGGGTAATTGCGTTCTGGTTCTTCTATCCATGAGTCACTGTACATGGCTGCTATTCATGCCTTGTGTTGGTGTGTTTCGAAAATCTGGGATTGCTAGATATGGATCTGCTCCAGCTGCTTTGGCCTTCTTCTTTAGATTATTTGCTGATTATACTGCATTCTCGACTTTGCCATTGCTTTGGGGATTTCCTGGTGATGTGGTAATGTGTTCGAAATCCCAGACTTTGCTGAATTTCTTGAACTCATCAGCAGATGCTTGTAGGCCGTTGTCAGAAATCCATGTGTCTGGTATGCCATGGCGTGCAAATTGAGCTTTCAATTTTCTGATGATGGTTGTTGCCTTGGTAACTTCACAGTAGTCAATTTCCCAGTAGTTTGAGTAGTAGTCTACCGTGATGAGATATTGTTTACTGTCGAATAAGAGTAAATCTGTGCCTACTTTTGCCCATGGTTGATCTGGCACTTCATGTGGTATTAGAGTTTCTTTCTGTTGTTTAACCCCTAAGATATGACATGCGTCACATTTACTTATGTAATCCTTGACTTTGGCATTCATTCCAGGCCAGTAGAGACATTCTCTCGCTCTTCTAAAACATCCTTCTATGCCTATGTGTGATGAATGGATGCGTTGTAGCATGTCATATCTCTGTGCGATGGGAATGAGTGCACATTCATCTTTGAAAATAATTCTGTCTTGTACACTCAGTTCATCTTTGCTGTAGAAATATGGAGTTAGACACGGTGGTAACTCTTCCTTGGTTTGTGGAAAACCCATTCTGATGATGCTTATCAACCTCTGAAGACTGCTGTCATTCCGTGTATGATGTTGAATGTCACGTAGACGTGTATCTGAGATCAGTAATGACTACATCATGTTCACTGATTCTATCTCCACTTGGCCTTCATCTTTTGCTTCATTTGGTAGGTATGCCCGACTCGGAATATCGGCAAGCTGCATTTGTTTTCCTGGTCGGTATATTAATGTGTTTGTTGGCTTGGGCATCTCGATGATGGCTTGTACCTTTGCTGGATCGGGTTTTAGACTGTTATCAGTGATAAGATGCCCATGAAATGGAACTTCTTTTAACTTGAGTTTGATCTTATCTTTGTTGAGTTTCAGGTTTCGCTCTTGACATCTTTTCATTAGTGCTCGTAGTCGTTTGTCATGATTTGCTATTGTTTCCTCCATAGTATTGCCTTCTCCATACACTTGGATGTCATCAACAATTGACGTACACCCCGTAAACCTTCAACTGCTTGGTCTTGTCTGCATTGGAACTCTTCTGGTGCTGTGGAGATTCCAGATGGCATTCTAAACCAACGGAATCTCCGAATGGGGTGTTGAACGTAGTCATATATTAGCTTTCTTCATCCAATGCTACATGCCAGAATCCATTCTTGGCATCGACTACGCTGAACAGTTTTGCTTTACCCAGTTCTGACAGAACATCATCTATAGTTGTCATGGGGTAGTGGCTTCTCTTTAGTGCTGTTTTTAAATTTCTTGGGTCAATGCAGCTTTATTAATCAGTCAAGTTCTAATTCAAGTTGTTGTTTAACAGCAATTGGCACCTTCCTTGGTGGATGCACTACTGGTTTGACACTTTCATCTAGCTCAAGGTAATACTTTCCTGCCAGTAGTCCAGTTCCTTTAAATACATCTGAATATTCTTTGATCAGTTGTTTCACCATGAGTGCTTGCCTTGGTTCCACTCCATTGATTGTTGATCTTATCCCTACTCCATCTTGGATTGCAAAGATATTCTCATATTGTACTTCAATCAGCTTCATTTGTTGGATGGCATTACATCCTATGATTGGCATACACTTGTCATCGTCAACAATGACAAAGTTCGCTCGGTATCGCATTCCATTCTTTGGGTTGATCATTTTCACCTTACAGTGACCTCTTGACTTGATAGTAGTTTTGTTGTACATCATCAGTATTTGGTTTGTTTCCACTATCTTGTACTTCTTCACATTTCGCAGCTTCTTCATAGGAAGTACATTGCATGTTGCTCCCAAATCTAGCTGAAAATTCATTGGTTTCCCTTCGATATTCATTTTTGCACAACTTTATGGGGGAACAATAAGATTGATAGAGTCGAGACAATGAAAGATTTGGGATCAATGTCAGTTCAAACATCTCCTGGTCCAATCACatacaaactgttgtctctAAGGCAAATCGAATGCTTGGTCTTGTGAGAAGGATGTGTGGGCACAGTATATCCTGTAGGGCAAAGTGCTTATTATACATAACTTTAGTTTGTATATGCAACATTATCCTGGAGTGTCCCAATCAAAAATCTGTTCATGCACTTGGAAGGGGTTCAGAGACATGCAACGAAATATATCTTAGGCAATGATAGTAGTGTAGTGGTGTAGATATAAACATCGTCTTTTAAGCTTGTATCAGCTTTTACTTTCGTACTGAACTGATTGATGTCAAGTTTATTGTAAATAGTTCGaatggtaaatatgatgtcatttaaAATTGAGAATTTTAGATATTATACTTTTAACAGAATTTATTCTATTAGGATCGCCttgacatttgatatttcacttgCCATTAAAAACAAGCATTTGACGAATCTTAATACTCagattcatcatcatcatttcgACCACAGtcgaccatcatcatcatgtgtGCTGGCGTCGTGGCAGGTATTTCTTCAAACATTTCGATTCTCCATTAGAGATGTCAGCTCAGGGATGTTTTCCATTCCTGTGTCCTCAAGGACGACATGTACATACGTTGTATGACGGAAACCTGCTGATCCATGTTTTGGATCCCAAAACACAAATTTATTTGCTGCCTCTTCCTGGTGAAAGTGGCCAGTTGCCCTCAGTCTACGCCCCCTGATTGTAGAGGAGACTTTAGGGAGATCTCCATACAGGTTATCGTTGCTTACTTTGTCTTTCCAGTTGCTGTTAATGGTGGCACGGAGTAATCTAATATAGCACCCGTTCACACTTTTCTTCAGTTGTTTTGTCAAGGTccatgtttgtcattgtacaaaatccctgtacctgggtgtcagtttgtcattgtacaaaatccctgtacctgggtgtcagtttgtcattgtacaaaatccctgtacctgggtgtcagtttgtcattgtacagaATCCCTGTACCtttgtgtcagtttgtcattgtacacaatccctgtacctgggtgtcagtttgtcactgtacaaaatccctgtacctaggtgtcagtttgtcattgcacaaaatccctgtacctgggtgtcagtctgtcattgtacaaaatccctgtacctggggtGTCAGTCAGCCATTGTACAAAGTGCtgtttaaaatttattttcattgattttgtaTTGTTACTGTAGTTTTTGCCCGTTGCCTTTATTTGTTTTGGGTTTCACATTTATAGGTGTTTGTCACTTGTGTGGACTGTCTGActattgtcaaagttaaataaataaataaataaataaataaataaataaataaataaataaataaataaataaataaatagatatataaatgtttgGGATAAATGCCGGAAGTACATTAATCCCGATCTGGGATATATAGTACTATATGATCCAGATTGGgaacaatacaatgtactttccTTATTTATCCcaaacaattttaaaacaattttgaatTAAATAGTACGTACCAAATTGatgaaattatttaattatcaaAGATAAAATTCTCTTCAAACACGTGTACTGAAAACTTTCCTATGTCTGTCCCCTGGACAACATATCTCTGACCCCCGGCCAACCCGTGTCAGACCCCTGGCCTTTTTGCACGTTTTTGAGAGTATAAAGCATACATTCTTATTTCCACATGTGCTATGTcatatgtatgtgatatgtgtTTTCCTTCACCTTTCCACTGctaatatatattcacaacaaaacattatgTAAACTGTAATTGTCCGGTGTAGTATAACTAACTAGAGGTTATGGAAAGACAAAATGTGAAAGTATGACACTTTGGAAATCGTTTTGATATTTGCCAGTGTCAGAGATAATTATAGTCTCACAACGGAAGAAGTCTTCATTAACAACATAACATGTCAAATCGCCATGCCCAGATGAGACGGATCAACTGGTCTAATATCAGAAATCATTGAGAGTAAACGACTTCTTGTTTTCTCCCttgaattattcaaatttgactTATACTCAAATTATGTGGTAGACAAATAGTACAGTGGTTGCgatgaattttgtttatttgacagCGATAACAGTAGAtgaatttatatttgtttgtttgtttgtttgtttgtttgtttgtttgtttgtttttttgcttATTTTGTTCTTTATCTTAAGAATCGGTTACAGCCAAGACGACACACTCACAATGACGAAAAGACTACATCTTAACTTTCAATGGCAACATTGTCCCTAATTGTCATATTATTTCATCTTTTCAATAAACTTCATATTTATCCTCAAAACGAAATTCTCCTTTTTGCTCTATATTTTCAAAGCAGGCTTGGATAACAATGAATAGGTTTAGTCTGCCCGAAGATTATGTATTCATAACCATTGAGTcatttataatgatagtgtAAAAAGTATTAATAATAGTCGATGTGGCAGTTAGGTACGCCATTAAATTTATGACGCCTTCTCTAAGGAATAACAGTGTTATTTGATGTCCTCAATCGAAACAGCATTAACTTTAAAGACGTGACTGCAGGTTTCCAAGGTGACTCAAAATTTATGTCTGATTTATTCAACAAGTGCAAATGAATGACCTTTTTCTATCCTAAGATCAAAGGATTTCCCGCCAAAGTTCAATTATAGTATTACCACAAAGTATGCAAATAACACTGATAGCGTTATTGGATTATTGAATCCTGTAATGTCCTTTAAACTCGAGTAGTAGGTTGTCACCGTGGCATGAGGGAATGCTGAAGTGCCAGTTTTTTTCCCAATTCGACAACTTAACACGGTTTCAAAATATATGGGGACAATCTTTCAAACATCACAACATACTTACTTCCATATCATAAATAACTAAAGTTTGGTCTTGAAAAACAAGGTATTTGCTCGAGAGAAAATTAACATTCTACAAATAGACTATCCGTATAACGCTCAATGTCACTGAGTGACAGAAAACTTTATTTCGAGATCTCAGACAATCCTCCGTTCACTGGTAGCCTTTTACTATTCAAAGCAACGTTATATGTCACAACTGGAGTTGTTTTCATCAATTTACCAGTAACAGAGATGTGTTTAGTTGATATATCAACTCCTTGGATAGTCAGATGTTGAAAATGTGATTCAGAAAATACCTTTTCCTGGAATTATCGAAAACTAACTACAGTTAGAAATGGTATCAATGAAAAAGAATCTCcaccatttttaccttccgtaagggaaggttatatattagggatgaaaagtctgtcagtctgtgtgtgtctgtctgcctgcctgtctgtcagtatgtctgtcatcgttttctcaaaaacggttagttcaattcaaacaaaagtTGATGCGCATATTCCTTAGGGTGATAGCTAGAACTGATTATGGTTTGGTAAATATGCCATGAATACCAATGAGCTATTTACTTAATGATTTTagataattaggctatatcatggttcaaattcaatattcaataaattCAACAACTTGGTACAAAtactgatgataacaaagtgcatgtgtaatataaagtttgataatatagcttgtagttttaaggcctcatttgcatagttaattattttcagtaattagactatatatTAAgcatgcacgcttcaaattgaatatgatttggtacatacttcaaacatagcTAATATTGTACGTTCTGTTGCATTCAAACGATGAGAAAATCTAACGACTATGTCCTTACGGAAAgcattc from Glandiceps talaboti chromosome 18, keGlaTala1.1, whole genome shotgun sequence includes:
- the LOC144449819 gene encoding uncharacterized protein LOC144449819; the encoded protein is MDNLLKLNTDKTEVLYFGSRQNQSKLNFSPMKINGNEIMPTTEARNLGTSFDSCMDMKRQVTQVCKSSYYHIRNIGKIRKYLTDDAVKLLVHTFVTSRIDYCNSLLYGIPLSSIRKLQLVQNTAARLITKTRKYDHIIGVLQNLYWLPISVRIEFKVLLIAYKALRDTAPPYISQLLKFYEPSRNLRSKSKLLVEINPVKSSYGKRAFSNAAAVLWNSLPLDIRQCDELSCFKTKLSEDSPVQKSDTLK